ACTTGTCGCAGCATTGAAAACGTTCTTACATTGGAATATAATCCCATATGTGTACAGAATAGTCCGCGAACGTCGGCTGCGCAAGCGCAAAACATGCTGGCAGTCGCGGTCGATATGTCCGTGCGGGCCTATAAACCTGATCACATTAGGGCGGTGCAAGCCGCTTCGGAGATTGAAATCACTCACCACAGCGCCTTGAATATCACCGCTTGCCAGATGGCGCTCGGCTGCAACACGCTGGGCCATATCGATAGCGCACAGGCGCGGGAGATCCTGTTTACGGCGCTCGACCGGGGTGTGACGCTGTTCGACACGGCCGCCAGCTATGCGGGTGGCCGTTCCGAGGAAGAGCTTGGGCGCTGGCTGCCGCCCCACCCGCTGTCGAGCAGGATCATCACGAAATTCGGCCATCCCTCGTCGGCAAATGCGGAAACCGGCGCCGCTTCAGCCCATTTGGCGGGTATCGCGCTGGACCAGAGCCTGCGACGTCTGCGCCGGGAACGGATCGATATCTGGCTGATCCATTTTCCCGATGAAGCCACGCCCTTGACGGAGACGCTGGGCGTGATCGATCGGGCGATGCGGGCGGGAAAAGTGGGCGGCTACGGCGTGTCGAACCACGCGCCATCCCAATTGCGCGCGCTCCTGGCGACTGCCGCTTCGATGGCCATTGCCGGCCCCATGCTGGTGCAGGCGGAATATAATCTGCTGAACCGTGCCGTGGAGGAGGAGATGCTTCCGATGATCGAGCGGGAGAAGAGCATCGCCTTCGCGCCATATTTTCCGCTGGCAGGCGGCCTGCTTACGGGCAAATATAATGCCGAGCGGCCGGTTGCGGGCCGTTTGCGGAGCAAGACCGTCAATCGCTTCGAAGAGCGATTCTTCACCGCGCGCAACTGGGCGCGGCTGGACCGATTGAAGATGCTGTGCTCCGCGCATGACGTCTCATTGCCGCATCTGGCGCTGCAATGGCTGGCAACCCGGCCAGGGGTGATCTTGCCCATCGTGGGTGCATCGTCGGCATCGCAGGTCAACGAGAATTGCGAAATGATGGAGTCGCCTTTGGCCGAGCAGTTGCTGGCGGCGGCTTCCAAAATTCTCTCATCAGCGGAATGATGACCGCCGCAATGTTCCTATATGAGTACGCTATCGACGGCATTTTGTCGTGTAATGTGACCACAAGATTATGATAATGTGCAGGAAATTTCAGAAAAGACGGATATGGCCCATCTCTTGATAAGCCACTTGCCGAAAATTAGTTCTATATATAGAACATGTTCCCGCATAGTTGCGGGCGCGGAAATCCGGTTGGCCGGTTTGGCGGCTAAACCGCGCCAACTTTCGTCCTCCCACGGCTCAAAAGAGGTGAATTAATGTCAAATGGCGCAGAGCTTCATCCCATCACTGAAAGCGACGCGTTCATCGCCGACGCATTGCGCGAGGCGTCGATCCCCGCGCTCATGGCGTCCATGTCGCACTTGGTCGGGGATTTGCGAGTTTGGGACAAAGGGATTCGTCCCGCCTCCGCACCTTTCGGGCCAGTCGATAATGATGGTTTGACAGAGGAGCAGCGAGAAGCCGTGCGCGCAGAGGCGCTCGAATTGTTGAAGGACTATCGCGATCGCGGGTCGCCGGCCCTGCCGCCGCTCGATGGCGCCACTCTCCTGAAAATGATGCGTCTGGTGGCCGGCGACGCGGCGCCCGATTCCTATCTGCCGATGCTGCTGGCCGATGCCCGGATCGACGACAGCACGATCGCGCCGCGCGAATGGTCTGCCGAACTGAAGGAGAAGGCGGGGGATTTCCACGTCCTTATCGTCGGAGCAGGCATGTCGGGGATGCTGATGGCCATCCGCCTGCAGGAAGCGGGCATTCC
Above is a window of Sphingobium sp. JS3065 DNA encoding:
- a CDS encoding aldo/keto reductase; this translates as MLAVAVDMSVRAYKPDHIRAVQAASEIEITHHSALNITACQMALGCNTLGHIDSAQAREILFTALDRGVTLFDTAASYAGGRSEEELGRWLPPHPLSSRIITKFGHPSSANAETGAASAHLAGIALDQSLRRLRRERIDIWLIHFPDEATPLTETLGVIDRAMRAGKVGGYGVSNHAPSQLRALLATAASMAIAGPMLVQAEYNLLNRAVEEEMLPMIEREKSIAFAPYFPLAGGLLTGKYNAERPVAGRLRSKTVNRFEERFFTARNWARLDRLKMLCSAHDVSLPHLALQWLATRPGVILPIVGASSASQVNENCEMMESPLAEQLLAAASKILSSAE